The Kineothrix sp. MB12-C1 genome includes a window with the following:
- a CDS encoding flavodoxin family protein → MKIVMIHGQNHKGSTFHIGRLLAKKLNMESTEFFLPRDMNHFCIGCYSCIEDETKCPFWSEKKIILDAMEQADIFIFTSPNYCLAPSGAMKSFLDLMFDYWMVHRPKEWMFSKRAVVISTSAGASNNSAIKVVKNSLFGWGVPFVKSYGIAVQAMNWGMVKDEKKIKIEKDMTKLAKKLSCDKKPRVGIKTRFMFRMMGMMHSAGWDSSPVEKQYWEEKGWISGKRPW, encoded by the coding sequence ATGAAAATCGTCATGATACATGGACAAAACCATAAAGGCAGTACTTTCCATATCGGAAGATTGCTTGCGAAAAAATTGAACATGGAAAGTACAGAGTTTTTCTTGCCGCGTGATATGAATCACTTCTGCATCGGTTGTTATTCTTGTATCGAGGATGAAACAAAATGTCCTTTCTGGAGTGAAAAGAAGATTATTTTGGACGCGATGGAGCAGGCAGATATATTTATCTTTACCTCGCCCAATTACTGTCTGGCCCCGTCAGGCGCTATGAAATCATTTCTTGACTTGATGTTTGACTACTGGATGGTACATCGGCCAAAGGAGTGGATGTTCTCAAAGCGCGCGGTAGTTATATCCACTTCGGCAGGAGCATCAAATAACAGTGCTATCAAAGTCGTCAAGAATTCCCTGTTTGGTTGGGGTGTTCCGTTCGTAAAGTCCTATGGCATAGCGGTGCAGGCGATGAACTGGGGGATGGTGAAAGATGAGAAGAAGATCAAAATTGAAAAAGATATGACTAAGCTGGCGAAAAAGCTGAGCTGTGATAAAAAGCCGCGTGTCGGAATCAAAACTAGGTTCATGTTCCGCATGATGGGTATGATGCACTCTGCCGGATGGGATTCCTCACCGGTGGAAAAGCAATATTGGGAAGAAAAAGGCTGGATATCTGGCAAGCGTCCGTGGTAG
- a CDS encoding class I SAM-dependent methyltransferase, with product MNNPWNNIKLDDYENHMKLDSVQQLQTLHDIMYRQFYCYPASTIMILGIAGGNGLDHIDRDKIQTVYGIDINRGYLEECIKRYPALSRTFVPIHADLRAEDITLPEADIVVANLLVEYIGYDHFQRVIQKVNPLYVTCVIQMNIDSSFVSYSPYLHLLKGLEKDHHQVCEHELFQVMSEIGYKFIYGDEYTLPNGKKLKRLDYQR from the coding sequence ATGAATAATCCTTGGAATAATATAAAACTAGATGATTATGAAAACCATATGAAATTAGATTCGGTACAGCAGTTACAGACGCTGCATGATATCATGTACCGACAGTTTTACTGCTATCCGGCTTCAACAATTATGATTCTAGGTATTGCAGGCGGTAATGGTTTAGATCATATAGACCGGGATAAAATTCAAACCGTATACGGCATCGATATTAACCGTGGTTATTTAGAAGAATGTATCAAAAGATATCCTGCATTAAGCCGGACATTTGTTCCGATACATGCAGATCTGCGGGCTGAAGATATAACTCTTCCCGAGGCAGATATTGTCGTTGCAAATTTGTTGGTTGAATATATCGGTTATGATCATTTTCAACGTGTCATTCAGAAGGTAAATCCTCTTTATGTGACTTGTGTTATTCAAATGAATATCGACAGCAGTTTTGTTTCTTATTCTCCATACCTGCATCTGCTTAAGGGTTTGGAAAAAGATCATCATCAGGTATGCGAACATGAGCTGTTCCAAGTTATGAGTGAAATTGGTTATAAATTTATTTATGGCGATGAATATACCTTACCGAATGGGAAAAAGTTAAAGCGTTTGGACTATCAGCGTTAG
- a CDS encoding DUF4177 domain-containing protein, with protein MEKFEYKTLLTDAKGVFGGRVDQYAYQNELNELGSQGWELVSTVAAAQSYGSTRWIISVFKRKIS; from the coding sequence ATGGAAAAATTCGAATATAAAACGCTGCTTACCGACGCAAAAGGCGTATTTGGAGGTAGGGTTGATCAATATGCATACCAAAATGAATTGAATGAACTGGGTTCACAAGGATGGGAGTTAGTCAGTACAGTTGCTGCTGCACAAAGCTATGGCAGCACGAGATGGATTATCTCAGTATTTAAACGTAAGATATCATAA
- a CDS encoding HAD family hydrolase: MIKAVIFDLDGLLIDSEIISYKLYQELLKPYGYEFSINDYAENYSGKPAVVNMNAIIKRFNLSLNIETGLNKVKLMEKEFLADGVNLKAGAKELLEYLKTNQYKIAMASSSLKERALDILDKHHIQDYFDMFVFGYEVEKGKPNPDIFLKACEKLGESPEDCLVLEDSEAGIQAAYSANVPVICIPDMKKPNQTYEEMLVLSLDSLYDVISYLEKK; encoded by the coding sequence ATGATAAAAGCAGTTATTTTTGATTTAGATGGATTGCTGATTGACAGCGAAATAATCTCTTATAAGCTATATCAGGAGTTACTGAAACCATATGGTTATGAATTTTCTATAAATGATTATGCTGAGAATTACAGTGGTAAGCCAGCGGTTGTAAATATGAATGCAATTATCAAAAGGTTTAACTTGTCTTTAAATATAGAAACCGGTTTGAATAAAGTGAAACTTATGGAAAAAGAGTTTTTGGCGGATGGTGTTAATTTAAAAGCAGGTGCCAAGGAGTTGCTTGAATATTTGAAGACAAATCAGTATAAAATTGCGATGGCTTCCTCTAGTTTAAAGGAAAGAGCATTGGATATTCTGGACAAACATCATATTCAAGATTATTTTGATATGTTTGTTTTTGGTTATGAAGTAGAAAAAGGAAAACCGAATCCGGATATATTTTTAAAGGCATGTGAGAAATTAGGTGAGAGCCCCGAAGACTGTTTAGTTTTAGAAGATAGTGAAGCGGGAATACAAGCGGCATATTCTGCAAATGTTCCGGTTATCTGTATTCCGGATATGAAAAAACCCAATCAGACATATGAAGAAATGTTAGTTCTAAGCTTAGATTCTTTATATGATGTAATTTCTTATCTTGAAAAGAAGTAA
- the acnA gene encoding aconitate hydratase AcnA has protein sequence MRHFFNSKLQVKNREYEYCDLEKAAKEFGADLKKIPYSIRVVLENVIRNCKSEEELRVNASNALNWKENIDSEIEFYPSRILLQDYTGVPCIVDLASMRDAAVKLGLKESEINPEIPVDLIIDHSVQIDMAGTDLAAIGNTRLEFERNMERYQMLKWAQKEFSNLRVVPPDTGIVHQINIEYLSPVVIEKKIENTLFLQPDSVFGTDSHTTMINGLGVLGWGVGGIEAEACMLGEPSVFPMPEVIGVRLINRMPVGVVATDLALKITNVLRENHVVGKFVEYFGEGYESLSLADRATIANMAPEYGSTCGYCPPDTETLRYLELTGRDSEEIEKISAYLKANHLFYDSNDTVEYSEVIEVDLSHLMTSLSGPKRPQDLVPMDQLAAAFERAIVSPMGNQGFGLEEDELEKEYAFELDGKQDILKTGDVLIAAITSCTNTSNPTVLFGAALMAKKAVEKGLTVSPRVKTSFAPGSQAVTRYLESSGLIPYLEKLGFHIVAYGCTTCIGNSGPLKPEIETALKASDLVCGAVLSGNRNFEGRIHPLIKANYLGSPMLVIAYALAGNLRKNLMLDPIGVNAEGEKVYLKDIWPTTEEIDRQVRNHVTSESYRAAYDEVYSGNQRWNDIAITGSHTYNWDENSTYIANPPYFDDLTAGKTTAADLNKLKVLAKLGDSVTTDHISPAGAIAVNSAAGAYLQEHGVEQKDFNSYGSRRGNHHVMLRGTLANTRLHNELADGKEGSFTRYLPTGEIMSIYDASYRYQQNGTGLLILAGKDYGMGSSRDWAAKGVKLLGVKTVIAESYERIHRSNLVMMGVLPLEYLPNQTAVTLGLTGEEEFTVHLPVNPGVREHVQITAKRLDGRSLEFEAVVRFDSEADIRYYQNDGILPMILKEKSRVD, from the coding sequence ATGCGTCATTTTTTCAACTCAAAGCTTCAGGTAAAGAACCGGGAGTATGAATATTGTGATTTAGAAAAGGCAGCAAAAGAGTTTGGTGCCGACTTGAAGAAAATTCCGTATTCGATTCGTGTTGTACTCGAGAATGTCATAAGAAATTGTAAGTCAGAGGAAGAATTACGGGTCAACGCTTCCAATGCCTTAAACTGGAAAGAAAATATTGATTCTGAAATAGAGTTCTATCCGTCCAGAATTTTGCTGCAGGATTATACCGGAGTCCCTTGTATTGTCGATCTTGCCTCTATGCGCGATGCTGCTGTTAAGCTGGGGTTAAAAGAAAGTGAGATTAATCCTGAAATCCCCGTAGATCTTATTATTGACCACTCTGTTCAAATTGATATGGCAGGTACTGACCTTGCGGCGATTGGCAATACAAGGCTGGAGTTTGAACGAAATATGGAACGCTATCAGATGTTAAAGTGGGCTCAGAAAGAGTTTTCAAATCTGCGCGTTGTTCCGCCGGATACCGGTATTGTTCACCAAATCAATATTGAATATCTTTCCCCCGTGGTGATTGAAAAGAAAATAGAGAATACTCTCTTTCTTCAGCCTGATTCGGTTTTCGGTACCGATTCCCACACCACGATGATAAACGGTCTGGGTGTGCTCGGATGGGGAGTCGGCGGAATAGAAGCGGAGGCGTGTATGCTAGGTGAGCCTTCTGTATTCCCTATGCCCGAAGTCATCGGCGTGCGCCTCATAAACCGCATGCCTGTCGGTGTTGTTGCAACTGATTTGGCGCTGAAGATTACGAATGTACTGCGCGAGAATCATGTAGTAGGAAAGTTCGTGGAGTATTTCGGAGAAGGTTATGAAAGCCTTTCGCTTGCTGACCGTGCTACCATTGCCAACATGGCACCCGAATATGGTTCCACCTGTGGTTATTGCCCTCCGGATACTGAGACTCTCCGTTATTTGGAACTGACGGGACGGGATTCGGAAGAAATTGAGAAAATCTCCGCTTATCTGAAGGCGAATCACTTATTCTATGACTCAAACGATACTGTGGAGTATAGCGAGGTGATCGAGGTGGATCTTTCCCATCTGATGACCAGCCTTTCCGGTCCGAAACGTCCTCAGGATCTGGTGCCCATGGATCAACTTGCGGCGGCGTTTGAGCGCGCGATTGTCAGCCCGATGGGGAATCAAGGATTCGGACTTGAAGAGGACGAGCTGGAAAAGGAATATGCGTTTGAACTGGACGGAAAACAAGATATCTTAAAAACAGGCGATGTTTTAATCGCGGCCATCACCAGTTGTACCAATACCTCGAATCCCACAGTCTTGTTCGGTGCTGCTTTGATGGCTAAAAAGGCGGTGGAAAAGGGGCTGACAGTTTCCCCAAGGGTGAAAACCTCCTTTGCCCCCGGTTCCCAGGCAGTAACCCGTTATTTAGAAAGCTCAGGGTTGATTCCATATCTGGAGAAACTCGGGTTTCATATTGTAGCATACGGCTGTACTACTTGTATCGGTAACTCAGGGCCGCTGAAACCTGAAATCGAGACAGCCCTGAAAGCATCCGATCTGGTGTGTGGTGCGGTGCTCAGCGGCAATCGTAATTTTGAAGGCCGTATTCATCCCCTTATTAAGGCTAACTATCTGGGGTCGCCGATGTTGGTGATTGCCTATGCGCTGGCGGGCAATCTACGCAAAAACCTGATGCTTGATCCGATTGGAGTGAATGCGGAGGGAGAAAAAGTATATTTAAAGGATATTTGGCCCACAACGGAAGAAATCGACAGGCAGGTCAGAAACCATGTCACATCAGAAAGCTATCGTGCGGCATATGATGAGGTTTATAGTGGAAATCAACGTTGGAACGACATTGCAATTACAGGTTCTCACACGTATAATTGGGACGAAAATTCCACCTATATTGCGAATCCGCCTTATTTTGATGATTTAACCGCCGGCAAAACAACTGCCGCAGATTTGAATAAGCTGAAAGTGCTTGCCAAGCTGGGAGATTCTGTTACTACCGATCATATTTCACCCGCAGGTGCCATTGCAGTTAACTCTGCGGCCGGTGCTTACTTGCAGGAGCATGGCGTGGAACAGAAGGATTTTAATTCCTACGGATCCCGTAGAGGTAATCACCATGTGATGCTTCGTGGTACACTGGCTAATACCCGCCTGCATAATGAGTTAGCCGACGGCAAAGAGGGTAGTTTTACCCGTTACCTTCCTACCGGTGAGATTATGAGTATCTATGATGCGAGTTATCGGTATCAGCAGAATGGAACCGGATTGCTGATTTTGGCGGGTAAGGATTATGGCATGGGCTCCTCCAGAGATTGGGCGGCAAAAGGCGTAAAGCTTCTGGGTGTAAAGACTGTTATTGCCGAGTCGTATGAGCGAATCCATCGTTCTAATTTAGTGATGATGGGCGTACTGCCGCTGGAGTATTTGCCGAATCAGACGGCTGTAACACTTGGCTTGACCGGAGAAGAAGAATTTACAGTGCATCTGCCTGTCAATCCGGGTGTGAGAGAACACGTACAGATTACTGCTAAACGGTTAGATGGAAGGTCGCTTGAATTCGAAGCGGTAGTTCGTTTCGACTCAGAAGCGGATATCCGTTACTATCAAAATGATGGTATCTTACCGATGATTTTAAAGGAAAAGTCAAGAGTCGATTGA
- a CDS encoding DUF5680 domain-containing protein: protein MIFPEKLQILRKSKGLTQEELAEKVSVSRQAIAKWENGQSYPDISNLIGISEFFKVTIDHLVKDNEPCMTSIIAQAHCDSEEVIDFLIRAKRKTYAAKGVECNSSRPNSHDLRYEEGIFLYLDTYLGGECFSGEEAVWKNTNPIYAMNYSGRVTSSNFSSDFLKAALFAVPKEKPFRGPAFYQENDYIYNCKVCGGFRWFQGYEEIYYKDLQVYECYFHGGIVR from the coding sequence ATGATTTTTCCGGAAAAGTTGCAAATTCTAAGAAAAAGTAAGGGGTTGACACAGGAAGAATTAGCTGAAAAAGTGTCCGTATCCCGTCAGGCCATAGCAAAATGGGAAAATGGTCAGTCATACCCTGATATTTCTAATCTCATTGGAATATCAGAGTTCTTCAAAGTTACAATTGACCATTTGGTGAAAGACAATGAGCCCTGCATGACTTCCATCATTGCTCAAGCCCACTGCGACAGCGAGGAAGTGATTGATTTTTTGATTCGGGCAAAGCGTAAAACTTACGCCGCAAAAGGTGTGGAATGCAATTCTTCAAGACCGAATTCCCATGATTTGAGATATGAAGAAGGCATATTTTTGTATTTAGATACGTATCTCGGCGGTGAATGTTTTTCCGGGGAAGAGGCTGTGTGGAAAAATACAAATCCTATATATGCGATGAACTATTCCGGACGTGTAACGAGCAGTAATTTTAGCAGTGATTTCTTGAAAGCAGCTTTATTTGCCGTGCCCAAAGAAAAACCATTCCGCGGGCCTGCCTTCTATCAAGAAAATGATTACATCTATAACTGCAAGGTATGCGGAGGCTTCAGGTGGTTTCAGGGATATGAAGAAATATATTATAAGGATTTACAAGTTTATGAATGCTATTTTCATGGAGGCATTGTAAGATAG
- a CDS encoding SDR family NAD(P)-dependent oxidoreductase has product MKNYLDLTGRIAVVTGASSGLGYAYAKALAGNGAKVAAMARRVDWLEKLRKEIEAEGGECLPVACDVSDEQQVVAAVQEVIDHWGRVDILINNAGAIKVIPTVELKAEDWQNVVDISLTGYFYMARECGKNMIANQYGRIINTCSMFGLIAGQQMPNLAYNATKGAIPNFTRSLAQEWAQYNITVNAIAPGMFPSEMMVITDDVQQLLQFRCPVGRPGNIEELLGQMLLFASEASAYTTGQTIAIDGGWTAV; this is encoded by the coding sequence ATGAAGAACTATTTGGATTTGACCGGAAGAATTGCGGTAGTGACAGGCGCCTCTTCAGGCTTGGGCTATGCGTATGCAAAGGCTTTGGCTGGGAATGGTGCAAAGGTGGCAGCAATGGCTCGCCGGGTTGACTGGCTGGAGAAATTACGTAAAGAAATAGAGGCCGAGGGTGGAGAGTGCCTGCCTGTAGCCTGCGATGTATCAGATGAGCAACAGGTGGTAGCTGCAGTACAAGAGGTAATCGACCATTGGGGCAGAGTTGATATTTTGATTAACAATGCAGGAGCTATTAAGGTTATTCCGACTGTTGAGTTGAAGGCAGAAGATTGGCAGAATGTGGTTGATATTAGTTTGACGGGATACTTTTACATGGCGCGTGAGTGCGGCAAGAATATGATTGCTAATCAATATGGAAGAATTATTAATACCTGTTCGATGTTTGGACTGATTGCAGGTCAACAGATGCCTAACCTCGCGTATAATGCGACCAAAGGAGCTATTCCGAACTTCACCCGCAGCTTGGCTCAGGAATGGGCACAATACAACATTACAGTCAACGCTATAGCGCCGGGTATGTTCCCAAGCGAAATGATGGTAATTACTGATGATGTGCAGCAACTTCTACAATTCCGTTGTCCTGTAGGCAGGCCTGGAAACATAGAGGAACTTCTGGGGCAGATGCTGCTGTTCGCTTCCGAAGCGAGTGCTTATACTACCGGACAAACGATTGCAATTGATGGAGGCTGGACGGCCGTATAA
- a CDS encoding catalase, translating into MESQKPNQKSLNLESVRVNHDSGYLTTNQGVGVNNTDDALKAGKRGPTLMEDFIFREKITHFDHERIPERIVHARGSGAHGYFQVYESMSHLTKAHFLSDPNLVTPVFVRFSTVAGFRGSPDTVRDVRGFAVKFYTQEGNYDIVGNNMPVFFIQDAIKFPDLIHSIKPEPNNEMPQAASAHDTFWDFVVNTPETMHNVMWLMSPRAVPKSYRTMNGFGIHTFRLVNAKGDFKFVKFHWKPILGVHSLVWDEAQKIAGKDPDFNRRDLWENIKNGNPIEFELAIQILDPEDEFKFDFDILDCTKLWPEELIPLQTIGKMVLNKNVDNFFAETEQVAFCPANVVPGIDFTNDPMLQGRLFSYLDTQISRLGGPNFQQIPINQPLTKVNNNQRDGMHRMTIDVGQTSYYPNSLNCGEPHAANDGESHFEHYQEKVEGHIIRERSESFRDHYTQPAMFWNSMSDWEKVHIIDAFRFELGKCKNKSTHQRLVDMLGNVDSELAQKVAEGLGAIPPTQAANPTTFSSPALSMANTPKSPKTKKVAILIDEGFHKTQFNAITTALTAAGACFDVVSCKLGSVTADDNSTEECNQTYATTASVFYDAIYIPGGSHIELFRDSIDVQGFLTDAYNHYKTIGLSGEATALLCLLRSGQDMEPGIICGPDEDMKSYVADFIEALTTGRHFQRKIG; encoded by the coding sequence ATGGAATCTCAGAAACCGAATCAAAAATCCTTGAATCTGGAGTCTGTCCGGGTCAACCATGACAGCGGTTATCTTACTACGAACCAAGGCGTTGGTGTTAACAATACAGATGATGCGCTCAAAGCGGGCAAGCGAGGGCCAACCCTGATGGAAGACTTTATTTTCAGGGAAAAAATTACCCATTTTGATCATGAACGGATTCCCGAGCGCATTGTACACGCACGAGGCTCAGGTGCACACGGCTATTTTCAAGTTTACGAAAGCATGTCCCATTTGACAAAAGCTCATTTCCTTAGCGATCCCAATCTGGTTACACCAGTTTTTGTTCGTTTTTCCACTGTTGCAGGATTTCGTGGTTCTCCTGATACAGTGAGGGACGTCAGAGGGTTCGCAGTCAAGTTCTATACGCAGGAAGGTAACTATGACATCGTCGGCAACAACATGCCTGTATTCTTTATTCAGGATGCCATTAAGTTCCCCGATCTCATCCATTCCATAAAACCCGAACCCAACAATGAGATGCCTCAGGCGGCCTCAGCACACGATACCTTCTGGGACTTTGTAGTAAACACTCCCGAAACCATGCATAATGTCATGTGGCTTATGTCTCCCCGGGCTGTACCGAAGAGCTATCGTACAATGAACGGTTTCGGCATCCATACCTTCCGTCTGGTTAACGCCAAGGGGGATTTTAAATTTGTAAAATTTCATTGGAAGCCGATTCTGGGGGTCCATTCCCTCGTATGGGATGAGGCCCAGAAGATTGCCGGTAAGGATCCTGATTTCAATCGAAGAGATCTGTGGGAAAATATTAAAAATGGCAATCCCATCGAATTCGAGCTTGCTATTCAGATACTAGACCCGGAAGATGAGTTCAAGTTTGATTTCGATATTCTGGACTGCACGAAGCTTTGGCCTGAGGAATTAATCCCCCTTCAGACAATCGGGAAAATGGTATTGAATAAAAACGTAGATAACTTTTTCGCCGAAACAGAGCAGGTAGCCTTTTGTCCAGCCAATGTAGTGCCCGGCATTGATTTTACAAATGACCCTATGCTACAAGGACGATTGTTCTCCTACCTGGATACCCAGATCTCCCGCTTGGGGGGACCAAACTTTCAACAGATTCCTATTAACCAACCTCTGACTAAGGTAAATAACAATCAACGAGACGGCATGCACCGCATGACCATTGATGTGGGGCAAACCAGCTATTATCCCAACTCTCTTAATTGTGGCGAACCTCATGCCGCTAACGATGGTGAAAGCCATTTTGAACATTATCAGGAAAAGGTTGAGGGCCATATTATCAGGGAGCGCAGCGAAAGCTTCCGGGATCATTACACCCAGCCGGCTATGTTCTGGAATAGTATGTCTGATTGGGAAAAAGTTCATATCATTGATGCGTTCCGATTCGAACTTGGAAAATGCAAAAATAAAAGTACACACCAAAGGCTAGTTGATATGTTAGGTAATGTCGATTCCGAACTGGCTCAAAAAGTTGCCGAAGGCTTAGGAGCTATTCCCCCAACTCAGGCAGCTAATCCTACAACCTTTTCTTCCCCTGCTCTCAGCATGGCAAATACTCCAAAAAGTCCAAAGACTAAAAAAGTAGCTATTCTGATTGACGAAGGATTTCATAAAACGCAGTTCAATGCCATCACCACCGCACTTACTGCTGCCGGTGCTTGTTTTGACGTTGTATCCTGTAAACTGGGGTCAGTCACCGCTGATGACAACAGCACGGAAGAATGTAATCAGACCTATGCCACTACAGCCTCCGTCTTTTATGATGCTATTTATATCCCCGGAGGTTCCCATATCGAATTATTCCGGGATTCAATCGATGTTCAAGGCTTCCTCACCGATGCATATAACCATTATAAAACCATCGGGCTGAGCGGCGAAGCCACAGCTCTACTATGTTTGTTACGTTCCGGACAAGATATGGAGCCCGGTATCATCTGCGGGCCTGACGAAGATATGAAAAGCTATGTCGCTGATTTTATAGAAGCACTTACAACGGGGCGCCATTTTCAAAGAAAAATAGGCTAA
- a CDS encoding SPL family radical SAM protein, with amino-acid sequence MHFDTVYYEPGALDYKLGQMLQCKYANLPWIQIENHNRIPEMTSADNRDFPKLKNHLIIGVRKTHRYVPNHKVSDWLVPYTSSGCRAMCLYCYLVCNYNKCAYLRLFVNREQMLDRLLKKDAAALVPQTFEIGSNSDLLLENTVTDNLPYTIERFAHEGHGRLTFPTKFDLVNPLLNLDHQGKIIFRMSMNPQEIISSIELGTSPLSARIRALNDMAEAGYPVGLLIAPVILLPDWKRLYGELIERLADELSAKVIQNGFIEIILMTYSFVQNAINTEAFPNAVQLFDRETMTGRGRGKYCYRNDIRAEAESFLREKLSRQLGTMPILYIS; translated from the coding sequence ATGCACTTTGATACGGTATATTATGAGCCGGGTGCGCTCGATTATAAGCTGGGACAGATGCTGCAGTGCAAATATGCAAACCTGCCCTGGATACAGATAGAGAATCACAATCGTATACCGGAAATGACATCGGCGGACAACCGGGACTTTCCAAAGCTAAAAAACCATCTGATCATCGGAGTCAGAAAGACACACCGGTATGTGCCTAATCATAAGGTGTCTGACTGGCTGGTACCCTACACATCTTCAGGCTGCCGGGCGATGTGTCTATATTGCTATCTGGTATGCAATTACAATAAATGTGCCTATCTCCGCTTATTTGTCAACCGGGAGCAAATGCTGGACAGGCTACTTAAAAAGGACGCCGCGGCTCTTGTACCACAAACCTTTGAGATTGGCAGCAACAGCGATTTGCTGCTGGAAAACACAGTAACGGATAATTTACCTTATACAATTGAGCGTTTTGCGCACGAAGGGCATGGGCGCCTGACATTTCCGACAAAATTTGATTTAGTTAATCCACTGCTTAATCTTGACCACCAAGGGAAGATCATATTTCGCATGAGCATGAACCCGCAGGAAATAATAAGCAGCATAGAATTGGGTACCTCTCCACTGTCTGCAAGAATCCGTGCGCTGAACGACATGGCGGAGGCTGGATATCCGGTAGGGCTGTTGATTGCACCCGTGATTCTTCTTCCGGACTGGAAGCGACTGTACGGGGAACTAATAGAGCGCCTGGCAGACGAACTGAGCGCCAAAGTCATACAGAATGGCTTTATAGAAATTATACTAATGACGTACAGTTTCGTACAAAATGCCATTAACACAGAGGCCTTCCCCAATGCCGTACAGCTTTTCGACCGGGAAACCATGACCGGACGCGGGCGCGGCAAATATTGCTATCGAAACGATATCCGTGCAGAAGCCGAGTCCTTTTTACGGGAAAAGCTTTCGCGACAGTTAGGAACTATGCCAATACTGTATATTTCATAA
- a CDS encoding GyrI-like domain-containing protein: protein MNIDKYIKQSFSVIGKLGSTGDGTGFIQELWQSAGSHFNEVAHLAKRDEGGNLVGFWGAMSDLSGSFMPWEDNFSKGLYLAGVEVDDNAQPPQDWIKWTMPSSEYLYVKTEGPDTFMSMIEYMKANEIELVGAVYDFINPQSGQGYMYFPIRRL, encoded by the coding sequence ATGAATATCGACAAATATATAAAACAATCTTTTTCGGTTATTGGTAAGCTTGGCTCAACAGGAGATGGTACAGGCTTTATTCAGGAATTATGGCAAAGCGCTGGATCTCATTTCAACGAAGTTGCTCATCTTGCAAAAAGAGATGAGGGTGGAAACTTAGTAGGTTTCTGGGGTGCAATGTCCGACTTATCAGGATCGTTTATGCCTTGGGAAGATAATTTTTCTAAAGGTCTATATCTGGCAGGTGTTGAAGTCGATGATAATGCTCAGCCGCCTCAAGATTGGATAAAATGGACAATGCCGTCATCTGAATACTTGTATGTAAAAACGGAAGGACCAGATACTTTCATGAGTATGATAGAATATATGAAGGCTAATGAGATTGAACTTGTTGGTGCGGTTTATGATTTTATTAACCCACAGAGCGGTCAAGGATATATGTATTTTCCGATACGGAGATTATGA
- a CDS encoding GNAT family N-acetyltransferase, with protein MKTLETERLIMRNWEESDIFDLYEYASVDGISDMTGWPRHENIRDSKIILKAFIENDIEYALVLKEENKVIGSLGFHHRTADTNYKAGIQREIGYVLSKAYWGRGLMTEAVREAIKYAFEEIKVDVLWCGHKTFNVQSKRVIEKSGFKFYCDGTYESFDKSYDAKKYILTKDDYHRLFVIK; from the coding sequence ATGAAAACGTTGGAAACCGAAAGATTGATCATGAGAAACTGGGAAGAATCGGATATATTTGACTTGTATGAATATGCGAGTGTTGATGGTATCAGCGATATGACCGGATGGCCCCGACATGAGAATATTAGAGATTCTAAAATAATACTGAAGGCCTTTATCGAAAATGACATAGAATATGCTTTGGTGTTAAAAGAAGAGAATAAAGTAATCGGTTCTTTAGGTTTTCATCATAGAACAGCCGATACAAATTATAAAGCAGGTATTCAAAGAGAGATTGGTTATGTCTTGAGCAAAGCATACTGGGGGAGAGGCCTTATGACTGAAGCTGTAAGAGAAGCAATTAAATATGCTTTTGAAGAGATTAAAGTTGATGTATTATGGTGTGGCCATAAAACATTTAATGTTCAATCAAAAAGGGTAATTGAAAAAAGTGGATTTAAATTTTATTGCGACGGTACCTATGAATCCTTTGATAAGAGTTATGATGCAAAAAAGTATATTCTGACTAAAGATGATTATCACCGATTATTTGTAATAAAGTAA